The Lolium rigidum isolate FL_2022 chromosome 2, APGP_CSIRO_Lrig_0.1, whole genome shotgun sequence genomic interval TGTATTCACGCATGACGTGCTGCACACATGTAGTCTATGAACTAGTCGGAGATTGCTGGTTTGCTGCAGCATCCGTGTGGCTGGGCACTTAGCGCATAGCAGAAGCAGGGCATTTCCCATTACAGGTTCACTTCACAACAGACGCAGCACAGCTCCAACCAAAACGACACGCCACGCACAACCAAGGAAGGAGGCCACGAGCGAGAAGGAACAAAAAAGAAGTAGAGGTCTAAACCCTTTCCACGTGTGCTCCAAAAGGCCAAAGTCTTCACGTGATCTTTCCCCGCCATCCGGGTCCCACCGCCTCTCTTCCACCCAATCGCGTCTCCCCACGTCAGATGGCCTGATCCTCCGTGCCAACCATGTGGCTCCACCAAGTCCACTCCCACAACCTCTCTCTCCCCTTCCCGCTTCTCGGCTCTCTCCTCCACAccactccctcctcctccgccgctccgCCCTCCCTCGCTtccaaaccctagccccggccCCGCCATGTCCGtcgcggccgcggcggcctccCTCGTCGCCTCCACCTCGCTCTCCGtccccgaccacctccgcctccgccgcaccccgccgccgctccgcttccgccgccgaCAGAGGGACCGCCTGGTCCTATCCGTTCTCGAGGAGCAGGCCTCGTCCGGGctcaccgaggaggaggccaggaAGTTCGGGCTCAACGGGACCGCCGGCAGGGTCGGCTACGACGATGCCGCCGTCGAGGCATACCTCGCCTCCAACGGCAACGGCAACGGCAACGGCGCGACCGTGAAACCGGCCACCGTTTCCGTCGTATCCGGCCCTGCGCCGGGGGAGGACGAGAGGCGGCGGAAGAAGAGGGTGGAGGAGATCAGCAAGGAGGACGCCTGGTTCAAGCAGAGCAACGGGGACGACTTGCCCAAGGTGAATATTTGCTTCCTCAGTACTCTGTTCAATGTTTTCTTCTCTAGCTGGAATGGAGTATAAATGTATAATGcaggcaggagcaggagcagagtAGTAGTATGTCAGAAAGGAGTAGTAACATAACACCCGAGGTTCTGAACCTTGTCGCTGTTTTGGTTCCATATTAACGGATTCTCTAAAACAAAATAGAGTATGAAAACCGTGGTGGAAAATTGGTTGCTTAGTtggagaaaaaaaagaaacaagcagATCAGTTAGTTCATTGTATCATGCCCGTGAGGCTGGAAGCATGCCTTTCCACGATGCGCAAATGTTCAGCATCTCTGCTGGACTGTGCTGGATGTTGGTTTGACTAAAGCATCACCTCAGCTTCACTTCGATGATGCATCGCTCAAATGTGAGGAGTAATTAGTTCGATGATTTGTTCTAGGTGGAATGAAGCAAAATGCACGCAGGAGCAGAGTAGTAGCACCATCAGAAAGGAGTTCAAAATGAAAACCATGGTTCTGAACCTTATCATTATTTTGGTTTCATACCAACGGAGCCGGGGGCGTGCCCCTGTTTTTCTAAAAACAAATAATGAAAACCGTGGTGGAGAATTGGTTGCTTAGTTGGagaaaaaaagaaacaagcaGATCAGTTAGTAGTTCATTGTATCCCGTGAGGCTGGATGGAAGCATGCCTTTCCACGATGCTCATTTTGGCTCCATGGTTTACGCTAATATTGTTTCATTAGCAACCAGACGAATGATTTTTGAATGCCGTTTGTTACTTTCTCTTTTTTTGGGGGCTCAACATGTAAATCTTGCAGGTGTCTGTTGTTCCTGGCGGTCGCTGGAACCGGTTTAAAACCTACTCCACGATTCAAAGAACTTTGGAAATATGGGGCTCTGTTTTCTCATTTATATTCAAGGTTTGGCTCAACAACCAGAAGTTCACTTATCGAGGTTAGAGCTTCAACCAACAGAAATGATACACCATTAAATGTTACTCCATATACAACCGAGCTTCTACGTACCTGAATTTACTTATCTTTCCTATTCCACTATGCCACTCTTTTTCTTGTACATTCTTTGGGTTATCTACCATAATACTCCCTCCCTcctataatataagatgttattgcgTCCAACATGTACGGAGTAATTGGTTGCACTAGCATCTTATATtacgggatggagggagtaccaaaGTATTCTTGTAACTTTGAATTGCCAAATTTTGCACGGTTAATTTTATTCTCATCAAGCGTGTGCAGCCTTAGATGTTTCTTTGTATTAGTATATGTGTTACCGAAATAATTAAGAGATGCATATTTaaaattatttatgtaattaccaAATAATGGCGAAATCCATAGTTTCTTAGATATAGACATATAGTATAATCACACCTACTTTTACTTACATGTCATTATAGGGTGCCTCAATATCTGATCATAGGATGTTATCACTTCGCCTGCAAAAGAAAAATGTTTATCATAACTTTGACAAATAATGTAGGCCAGTAGAATCTTCATCCTATAAATCATCGTATATTGCAGTTTGGTCAATGCACTGAACATATCTCTTACTGGATGGTGTTCGTTGTTGTCCTGTAGTTTCGTACATATTCCGTGTAAAATTGTTTGCCTAAAGCATTCTCTAATGCTCTGGAATTTTACTACTATGAAACTGTTTAGAACTTTAGATTCATTAGACTTCTATGATTACTTCTACAGGGGGGATGACGGAAGAGAAAAGGAAAATGAGGAGGAGAGTTCTCGCCAAGTGGCTGAAGGAGAGTATTTTGAGATTAGGCCCCACATTTATTAAAATAGGGCAGCAATTCTCCACCAGAGTAGACATTCTTCCACAAGAATATGTGGATCAATTATCTGAATTGCAGGTTTGCATCTACACTTCTATCCTTTACCAAAATATAACTCGGCACATTCATAGCAGCTGTGGTGGATATTGGTCAGTTGGAAGTCTGGATCTGTCATAGATTGCTATAGGAAACCTGTACTTTCTTATTAAAAAAGTATAAGGTCTTGCTTCAGTAGTCCTAAGGAAATGTTTGTGAGTTTCAAAACAGAAGTAGTTACTATGACCATGGATATCTgtaaaaaaattaacaaaatatGCACTTAGGTTTAACTTCAAAGATTATATCTGGGGTTTAAATTGTGGCTCTATCAAATTCCCATAAAGCTTGCTTTGGATCACCCTATCTGCATATGAAACACCATTTTTTTGGGTGACTTGATCAAAACCAAACATTTAATGCTCTTTAGGACCACATCCGCCATTATCAATCCTTCAAATTCTTCAGTCTACTGCTTCTGTTAATGCCGGCTAATCTCGGTCTCCACCTCTAAATTATGATCTTCAGCCGTGTGCGCTTGATTTTTGGTGGTCAAAATTCCATAGAGGCTACACCTCCAGTTGCAAATTTACGCATAAATATGTATCAGAAGTTAGCTCATTAATTATTAGATCAGCCTAGTAAAATAGTAATTCTTGTCCGTCCCAGTTACCAATGTCTGACAAAGAAGAGAAATGTGTAGTTTTATCTGGTATGATGCACTGATAGTTGAAAGTTCTCATATGTTTTCTAGATTTTTGTAATTAGCAGTGCTATGTCCATGCTTTATACTGAAATAGCGTTATGATTTTTTTCTAGGATCAAGTCCCCCCATTTCCTTCAGAGACAGCTGTATCaactattgaagaagagttgggaGCATCTGTAAATGAGATATTTGATCGATTCGACTTTGAACCAATAGCTGCTGCTAGCCTCGGTAATAACCTTGAAGGCTAGATATGCAATTGTGAATATTGACTAAAGCCAAGACATTTGATATTGTTAACCAACTTGACACTATAACATTATATCCCTTTTTGGCAGGCCAGGTTCATCGGGCAAGCCTGAATGGCCAAGAAGTTGTACTCAAAGTGCAAAGACCTGGTCTGAAAGAGCTGTTTGATATTGATCTGAAGAACTTAAGGGCAAGTCACTTGAATCTGAATTTTTCCCTATCATATTGTACTGTTCTGTTATTATTTCTTTCTTTTGAAACCATCAGGTAATGACTCAACTGATTCTCTTCTAGGTAATAGCAGAGTACCTTCAGAAAGTGGATCCCAAGTCAGATGGTGCCAAAAGAGACTGGGTTGCTATATATGACGAATGTGCCAATGTATTATATCAGGTAATTTCGGTAATTTAACCTTTTGACTTGGGTGCAGCTGTCTTATGTTTCACAACCTATGTTCTGTTACCATCTCATGCTTATCGAAACTCAGGGTTTTGAAAACATGCATGTTATTTAGAAAGACAATCTGAAAAAAATCTGTTCACTTATACATCTTTCCTATATGAAAGTAAATTATCATCTGGTGAATAGATAGAGTTCTCTAGGCATCACAAAGATATGTGCTGCTGTTGAGGCTTTTCATATTGGTGTGAGGGGCGTGCTTGAGAGATTAGCATCTTTATGTAGACATTTGTCTGTATTACTAGATCATTTATCATGCTCTTTCTTGGTCCGATACTTCATGTCAACATATTTTCTCAGATTGTATTAGATTAAAAAACTCAAATCATCCATTTGGTTTTTGGTGTTTCTTCTTTATTTACATCAAATCAAATTATCTGATCAACTCATGGTTCTTTTTAGGAAATTGACTACACCAAGGAAGCATTTAATGCTGAAAAGTTTGCTGAAAACTTCAAAAACATGGATTATGTCAAGGTCCCATCAATTTACTGGGAGTATACTACGCCTCAGGTTCCTTATTCTACACAGAAATTTGTGAATAGATTCTCAAGCAAAACAGAACAGAAAAACAAACTTAAGTTTATTTTGTGTCCTTTGCaggttctaacaatggagtatgtccCAGGAATCAAGATAAATAGGATACAGCAGATAGATAAGTTAGGACTTGATAGGAAAAGGTATGCACTAAATACTAGTCAGGCGGAACTTTAATTTGATGTGCCACTTGACGTTGGTTGTTTCAATCTCTTTCAGGTTAGGCCGGTATGCTGTCGAGTCCTACCTTGAGCAGATCTTATCGCATGGATTTTTCCATGCTGACCCGGTTAGTTACACTGTACATAAGTACTGAATGATGCTATAATTGTCTCCAAGATAGAAATTCCATGACATCAAATCATATTTACTGTCTTGTGCGCCTTTTTAGCACCTCGATTAAATGCAGCAGGGCGCTGgttaaattaatttttttttttttgaagctgaacagtgagtttcctcactgcatatttttatattttattaaaataAAGAGCTGTACAAACAGTGCTAGAGAAAAGCACTGAGATAAaagggaaaaaaaaaaaaaaaaaaaaaaaaaaaaaaagctcctaCAGAACTATACAAAGTTTTCTACCCAAACCTGCAGTCCCGCATAGGACTTCCTCTTGGCCTTGTGAATAAGGAGAGACAGTTCATCCTTTAGTTTTCGCCTGGTTCTGTAGAGACTAGGAGTCAATCCTTTGAAAATGCCATCATTTCGCGTCGTCCAAATCGACCAGCAAATGAGAATTATAATTTCCATGAAAAAAGGCTGCCGAATATGTGCTTTGATACTCTGTATATAATTCTGAATATCATTTGGCATAGTAACTTGAGCAAGATTCCAGTGAGGGCACATATACTGCCAACAATGTTGCGCAAATGGGCAAGTAAAAAACAGATGATCTCTGGTCTCAGTAACTGCTTGATTACACATGATGCATGTATAGTCAGTCATATAGAAATTCTTCCTTTGCAAGAGTGCTCTTGTGTTTAAACGATTGTGGATCAATAGCCAAAAAAACACTCGATGTTTATCTTGGCAGCAACTTTTCCAAAGCCATCTGAGGGCTGGAATAACAGGATCATGTTTGGTTAAAGATCTATATGCTGAGGAAACTTTATAGCCTGGTCCATTATCACTAACATTCCAGCTGTCCTTATCCTGGGATAGTTGTGTTGTGTGCACCAAGTGAAGTAGAGCATTATATTCAGTCATAGCTTGTACTGATAAGGGCAGATGAAATAACTCAGCCATGTCAAAAGAATTTATAACATCCCAAACCGAAAGAGACACATTCTTAGCAAAGGTGAAAAGAAACTGCCATTTATGTGCCAATATCTCTGGCCCCCATTTATCAGTCCAAAACATAATAGACCGACCATTCTGTAAAGAACAGGAGACCAAGTTCTTGTAGATGTCCAAGGATTTGAGACAGTCCCTCCACCAAAAGGAAATATCTCTTGCTCTTAGGGGCGGCAAAACCGTTTGATAATAAGCTTCCCAAGTAAGATTCACCCAAGGAATACTGACCTTGTTATAGAATTTATGCAAATGTTTCATTAGAAGACAGTCATTTTGTACTGACAGATTTAAGACTCCAAGTCCTCCCTGATCCCTTGGACGACAGACAAGATCCCATGAAGCCAGTGGTGGTGTTTTACTATCCAAGTCCTTATTCCTCCATAAACAATGTCTTCTATATTTATCACATTCATTCAATACCCATTGATAaactttcaaagtactcatagtaaaAATGGGTAAAGAGGAGAGGACTGAGTTGACCAATCTTAGTTTGCTCCCATAATTCAGATACATGGCACATGATGGCAATCGTCTCTGTATACACATGATAAGGGGCATAAAATACTCTTTTCTGGGTTTGGTAATGCTTAAGGGAAGCCCTAGGTAAAGCATAGGAAGGTTTCCTAGCTGACAATTGAGTGCATTCGTATACTGTCTTACAGAATCATCTGGAATGTTGATGGGGATGAGATTAGACTTCTCATAATTAACTTTCAGTCCAGTGGCTGCACCAAAAGCATGCAACAACTCTTTCAAATGCACTAATTGGGAGACATCAGCTGGCATGATGACaagggtatcatcagcatattggacaATTGGATAGTCTGGGGAACAATTGAGGGGAATAGGTCTGTGTAGGTGTCCTGTAAACATAGCATGATTGACCAAAGTTTGCAGTGTGTCAGCAGCAAGCACAAataaaagaggagagagaggatcACCCTGCCTCACCCCTCTTTTACATTTGAATACAGACCCTGGGACACCATTGAGTAAAACTGATGAAGTTGCTGAAGAAAGTATCTGCATAATCCAAGCACACCATTTATCTCCAAAACCCTTTCTCCTTAGCACCTCAAGAATAAAAGAGTGATCCAACTTGTCaaaagctttctcaaaatcaagttTAAGCAAGACTGCCTCTTTCTTGGATTTGTGACATAGATGAATATATTCAAAGGACCATGCCAGACAGTCCTGTATAGTTCTAGACTTGATAAACCCATACTGGTTTTCATGGATAAGCTGCATAATGACAGTCTGCAGCCTATTAGCCAAGAGCTTTGTGAGAAGCTTAAGAGTACAGTTCAGAAGGGATATAGGCCTAAAATCATGAACAGTAGATGCATCATCTTTTTTTGGCACAAGTGTGATAAAACAACTATTGATGCTTTCAAGGCACGATGAACCTTGGTGAAGCTGGTTGCGAAGATCATAGAAGTCCTTTTTAACTAAGGGCCAACATTTACGTAGAAATTCGGCATTGAAACCATCACGGGCCGGGAGACTTATTATGTGGAAAAGCAGCCACAACATCATCAATTTCTTTGGGGGTAAAAGGTTCCTCCAAGAAATCTAGATTTGGATACTCGTGCGATAAGGATATAATATCTGGCAATCCAGTAACCTGTTCTGTctgtcccaacctttgcttatagGATTCAAGTAAGATATTGGCTTTAGCAGAATGCTCAGTTTCTATATCCCCATTGGTGTTGGAGAGAGAAGCAATATGATTCTTCCTCTTTTGATTTGAGGCCATAGCATGAAAAAATCTAGAATTCTCATCTCCTAGAGTAACCCATTTAATCTTGCCTCTCTGCTTCCAATAGGCCAACTGCTGCTTAAGTAGCCCAGCTAGATGCATTTTCATAGACTGTCTAAATGTTCTTTCCATAGGAACAAGATCTCTGAAATTCTCAATTGCATCCAGCAGTGAAATAAGACTATTCAAATCTTGTATATCCTGGTTGATAGATGATATGGAATTGGACCATTTCTTTAACTCTTTTCTAAGGATTTTAAACTTTGCAGTAATCCTTTTTGCTGCATCAGCATAATGAATGGACTGATTCCAAGAGTGCTCTACAGTAGCCAAGAAATCTGGGTGTTGCAACCATCTGTTCTCAAACCTGAAGATTACTGATTTTGGAATAGATGTTTTTATGGAAATAACACAGGGCACATGGTCTGATGTGGTCATAGCAAGAGGAAGAGCCATGGTATTTGGAAAGGTAGTGGACCATGCAACTGAAGAAAAAAACCAGTCCAATCTTTGCAGTAATGGGGAATCTTGCATATTACTCCAAGTGTACTTTCTTCCTTTGAGAGGAATATCCACCAATCCCAAATTACTAATTGCTTCATTAAATAGCAACATTTCATTAACATTTCCTCCATCTCTATTTCTGTCCTGAGGTGATCTTATCAAATTAAAATCTCCCAGAAGCAGCCAGTTCTCTTCATCAGGAATAATGACATTATTGAGCCAGTGAAGAAAATCTAATTGCTGACTGTCTTGACAAGGGGCATAAATATTAGTCAGAGTCCAAAACAAGTCTGATTTGGTGGATTGTAGTTCAACAGAAAGAGCATAACTATTGTGAAACACACAGTTCCCCTTGAAAACAGAACTATCCCAGATTGTAATTATACCACCAGATCTCCCCACAGAGGGGACAAAAGCAAAAGAGTCAAAATTCCTTGGGCAAAAGTTTCTGATAAATGGTAAGTCCACATGTTCTCGTTTGGACTCCTGAAGACAAATCACATGACAACcactttcttttattttattcatAATGAGTGGCCATTTCTCAGGGTCATTAGTACCTCTAATATTCCAATTCAGCACTTTCTACAGCATCCTGGGAACATTGCTGTTGATGATGCCAATGGTGGGAGGCTTATCTTCTATGACTTCGGGATGATGGGAAGGTTGCATATGATCGTTTTGTCCCCTGCAAAGTCCATTTATATAGTTAATCTAATATTCATTTTTCTTGCTTGCAGTATTAGTCCAAATATCCGTGAAGGGTTGCTTGAAGTATTTTATGGAGTTTATGAAAAGGATCCGGATAAAGTATGTTTTTCTTGGTAGTTTACATGCTGAGTGTAATTCAGGCCCTGGAAAGTTTTTGCAAAATATCTGAGTGTGTATTTATGCAGGTTCTTCAAGCAATGGTTCAAATGGGTGTCCTTGTTCCTACTGGAGATATGACAGCCGTGAGAAGAACAGCTCAATTTTTTCTTGATAGGTAGGTAGTCACATGTAATACATTGCATGCAAACTTTGTTAAATGTGAAGGATGCTTCTTTTAATTAGTTACATGTAATTTTTGTTAACTAAGATGAACAATGGCGTGTGGCCTCACTTTATtctgtttatttattttatagCTTTGAAGAGCGTCTAGCTGCACAAAGGAAAGAGAGAGAGATGCAAACCGTGGAACCAGGATTTAAAAAACAACTATCTAAGGAAGAGAAGTTTGAAAAGAAGAAGCAGAGACTTGCAGCTATAGGTACTTGATCACTGATTTCTGCAATGTCACATGGAACGTGCTAGAAAGAAGCATGTCAACACATATGTCATTCTATTACTTTTGCTTTTAGTTTTGACTTGAATAAAAAATTCTACAGGAGAGGATCTTTTGGCAATTGCTGCTGATCAACCATTTCGGTTTCCTGCCACCTTTACATTTGTTGTCAGAGCATTCTCAGGTCTGATAACTTTTACATGAGGCGAAACATGGTTGTACATACTGTGATAGGTTCATGGTTCCTTATGCTTTCTCCATTCTTTGCAGTACTGGATGGTATTGGGAAAGGTCTAGATCCCAGATTTGATATTACAGAGATTGCTAAGCCGTGAGTATTTTCTTTATCAGTAGCATGCCATGTTCTTAATTGGCACAATTTCAACATGGGCTTCTAGGTCTGACTTGATACATCTATTTAAACTCCCTAGATATGCCATGGAGCTACTCAGATTTAATGAAGCTGGTGTTGAAGTACTTGTTAAGGTAGGTATTCTTAACCTTTGGTCCATAGTTTCAACCTATTTAACTGATAGCGCATACGTAAATGTTTAGTATGATATTGATGGTTTTAAGTGCTCCACATGATACATCAGGATGCAAGGAAGAGATGGGACAGGCAGTCCCGTGCATTCTACAATGTGTTTCGTCAACCTGACAGAGTTGAAAAGCTTGCACAGATCATTGAGCGTTTGGTATCTACAATCTACATTGCCACTTTCCTATATTTCTGTGGTTTGCTGGTGCCATTGAGCAATGAACTCAATGGTCTAATATTCTGTTATATTCTGTTTCTAATAGGAGCAAGGTGATCTGAAGCTTCGTGTCAGAGCATTAGAATCAGAAAGATCATTTCAAAGAGTTGCTGCTGTACAGAAAACAATTGGATATGTGAGTTCAGTCAATTAACGAAGCTTTACGTTGTGTTACTATGCTGACTATGAATTTAGGGCTGTCCATGTTAGAATTTTGAGCGTAACACCATTCTAAAATGCTGCTATCTGTCACCCAGGGAGTCGCTGCAGGCAGTTTGGTAAACCTCTCTACGATTCTGCACCTCAATTCGGTTCGGGTAAGTTTACTGCATTCATCTTTCAGCAAATCACTCAGCACAAAATTCTTCAACAACGTTCCAATTATCAATGCAGATGCCAGCAACCATTGGATACTCTCTTTGCGCGTTCTTTGGTATACAAATCCTGCTTGGCCTTCTCAAGGTGAAGAAGCTGGACCAGCAGGAGAGACTGATAACTGGCACTGCCTGAGTTCTTCATCAAGCTGACCCTTTCTTTTTTCAGTGCCATCCTTTTCGGTTCTcgtccaccttttttttttgccCCTGTGCGATTTTACCCCACGAGGTGATGTAGCATAGCCATCAGTGTATGAATATGATAATCTCTGTACATGCGGCGTAATAGATAAAGAGATGTACATAGTGTATAATGGTAGGGTAAATATAAGCAGTATAGCACAACTCGTGCACCCTGTAACACTTTATTTCGCCTACGCCAGTTTATCGGACTGTCGATATGTTCTTATGGCTGGCTACTGACAGTCTAACATGACCTTAGTTGCAACGGCTTTGATGCCTGGGTGCTAATCCCACACTGGACAAGAATGAAATTACTTGCGAGACATCAAAGAGAAAATGAGAAATGGAAGACCTACAACAGAAAGTTTGCAGAATCACACATTGCACACTTAGATCAGATTGCTACAACAGTGTCTTACAAATTCAACACAAAGTACATGCCTTTTACCTTGACAAATGGCTGCAGCCTACCTCAATTTCTGAGTCTAGTGATGAAACGGGAAAATAGTTTCATCTTTTAAAATTGTTACTAAGCAAAACCAGCTAACTTTCATATACACAAAACAATAATTAGACTGAATGGGATGTTGATTTTTGCCCATCCTGGAGAACGGTGTCGGTCACCTTGGGCCAGACAGTTCCACAGCGCGGAGGTTATATGTGGAGTCAACAATCCAGTCGTTGCGAAGAGGAGCCAACTCGGCCTCCTGCCTGACCACCTCCACCTTCTGCCATTCCTCCCATCTCTCTGCCAAGCCGtcaccttcgagcatcctcaCCACCTCCGACATCTTGGGACGCTCCATCGGGGAGCCCTGGGTGCAGAGCAGTGCCACCTGGATCAGTGACTCCACCTCTGTCTCTTCGTAGTTGCTCTTCAAGTCTGGGTCCACCAGCATCTCCACCTTTTTCTCCTTCAATAATCCTTTGACCTGTAGAATTGGTAGTTAAATTATGAATTTAACCAGTTGTTTACTGCATTGAGCAAAGTCAGCATATATCATTGTTCTGATAACTGGCATTTTTAATGCATCAGGCATGTGATACAACTGGTTGTCTCTAGTGACAGCATATTAGCACATTCTAAACATAACTGGTGTCCTGGAAGGATGATCAGCCAGCTTGTCACCCACCAATGTATAACCTCTACATAACAAGCTAAAGGGGCCAAGGGCAGCTCATCATCACATGGACTTGGGTGACAATCATTTAAATAACTCTTAAAACAGAACCCACGAACAGCCAAAAGGTACGATCATAGGAAAACATTAGATATTGTGTGATGATAATTTACGCTCACTTTTGACAATTACTTACCCAATCAAGAAGCATAACATCGTCATCATTTGCAAGGCGAGCCAGATCAAATGCCCTCTGCCCAGTAATAAGTTCCAGAAGTGTGATCCCGTAGCCGAAAACATCAGTTTTCTCAGAGGACTTTCCAGTGGAAAGGTACTCTGGAGCAATGTGTCCAATTGTTCCACGAACAGCGGTTGTTACATGAGTATCCTTGTAATCCATGAGTTTGGCAAGCCCAAAATCACCCACAACTGCCTCAAAGTCCTCGTCCAAAGAATATTTGCAGCTTTGACATCACGGTGGATGATCTTGGGGTCACAATGATCGTGCAAGTAAGAGAGTCCCCTTGCAGATCCAAGTGCAATCCGTCTTCTGGTATCCCACTCAAGAGGTGGTTCATTTGGCTGCCGCTCTATGAAATCAAGCACCATAGATGAAAACAAAAATATATCAGCATATCTCACGCAGAAActgtcatattaaaattatctattGGTTGTGTAAGCCATATTTGAAATGTATTGGTTATTACATGAAAGAACAAAGTACCTCGCAAACGTGATGCAACACTTCCATTAGCCATGTATGGATAGACCAGTAACCGTTCAGTAGGTGTCATGCAGAAACCACGAAGTCGAAGAAGGTTCCTATGCACTGCCATGCTAATCATTTCAACTTCTGTTTGGAACTGAAGCTCACCACCAGGGGTACGCTCCTCTTTTAATCTTTTCACTGCTACCAATGTACCATCTGCAAGCCTCCCCTTGTACACTTTACCAAAACCACCTCTTCCTAAAATGTTCTTATTATTAAAATTGTCGGATGCAACCTGAAGCTCTCGCAATGAGAACTTCTTAAGCTGGCCGAGATGGACTTCTGGATCTTCCTCAGCTGAAGAAAATGAGATGacatgtgaataaaacatgtggtATGAAAAACATGAGCAcccaattttttaaaataaaagaaatTTATCACTAGAATATGACCAGGCACATCGAAGAAATGTTCTTCAGGTTTACGACGGCGCCACATTGCAAATGCAATGGCAGGAACCGCAAACACCAGAGCTGCACCAGCAGCAACACCACCAGCGATAGCTCCAGTGCTAGAGGCACCTAAAGGAACGAAAATCCATCAAGCACATGCCACCCAGATTGCGATCTTTTCTATTGCATTCAATACTGATACGACACGAAATACAAGAAGATTGAGGAAACTACCTGCTGATTGACTTGGTGGTGTTGGAGGATTGTATGGAGGAGGTGGGGAAAAAGGAGGTTCCCCAGGGCAGGGCTTTGTAGTGCCAGGA includes:
- the LOC124692786 gene encoding protein ACTIVITY OF BC1 COMPLEX KINASE 8, chloroplastic-like, whose protein sequence is MSVAAAAASLVASTSLSVPDHLRLRRTPPPLRFRRRQRDRLVLSVLEEQASSGLTEEEARKFGLNGTAGRVGYDDAAVEAYLASNGNGNGNGATVKPATVSVVSGPAPGEDERRRKKRVEEISKEDAWFKQSNGDDLPKVSVVPGGRWNRFKTYSTIQRTLEIWGSVFSFIFKVWLNNQKFTYRGGMTEEKRKMRRRVLAKWLKESILRLGPTFIKIGQQFSTRVDILPQEYVDQLSELQDQVPPFPSETAVSTIEEELGASVNEIFDRFDFEPIAAASLGQVHRASLNGQEVVLKVQRPGLKELFDIDLKNLRVIAEYLQKVDPKSDGAKRDWVAIYDECANVLYQEIDYTKEAFNAEKFAENFKNMDYVKVPSIYWEYTTPQVLTMEYVPGIKINRIQQIDKLGLDRKRLGRYAVESYLEQILSHGFFHADPHPGNIAVDDANGGRLIFYDFGMMGSISPNIREGLLEVFYGVYEKDPDKVLQAMVQMGVLVPTGDMTAVRRTAQFFLDSFEERLAAQRKEREMQTVEPGFKKQLSKEEKFEKKKQRLAAIGEDLLAIAADQPFRFPATFTFVVRAFSVLDGIGKGLDPRFDITEIAKPYAMELLRFNEAGVEVLVKDARKRWDRQSRAFYNVFRQPDRVEKLAQIIERLEQGDLKLRVRALESERSFQRVAAVQKTIGYGVAAGSLVNLSTILHLNSVRMPATIGYSLCAFFGIQILLGLLKVKKLDQQERLITGTA